The following are encoded in a window of Acropora muricata isolate sample 2 chromosome 6, ASM3666990v1, whole genome shotgun sequence genomic DNA:
- the LOC136920702 gene encoding uncharacterized protein, which yields MSTRKGQFVLVVATFLFVYTSCASLEKSEQHFPREGSKSCLRRCLRRQEHFPGNATRLSSCYHKCLHKKNKGAAKHHGLYSKIVNQRKRKARDIPRNDDCPDSSPSQTEDWSPQQKTLTFGQYENTNHWYVNVSWTPMKDTHGRWNATLLSLVVPPPSSGGIYSVNCSIHPKNQTFLQLNLSLYHYQYPNSIYVRILGLPYTADTSSSLMPYTPPIPSTSPSPSHPSDSACLREKHITFQWYPEKVEVHFLQRETKDWYANISWTPLTDPTVSWKGYLVTILDSKLSSYHAKCFRVPKNQTFAIVDSSNGWEYPDELSLNVTVFPSRRTVEDMTNFYPSGSSLSDPPTTPSKIIGGTFGTTPSSDKTAKFVTIVLPIVAGVVVALVLLLLYRRWRQREHKNALKTFKYHAFLIHNTIDTEDVKTILSVLESYGLKCCIHWRDFIPGKPYVENIVDSVQNSFKVIAILSRSSFTSECLSFEIQQTLKRLMDNGDDCLILIALDRDVVSNLPQAIRDRSYIDFTERAYRSNWEKRVVEILSKGVVGEDDSLSDTASSSESHYNDDSQRPISEGSSTGSEGTTLLQL from the exons ATGTCGACCAGAAAGGGCCAATTTGTACTAGTTGTCGCAACTTTCCTGTTTGTTTATACTTCCTGTGCTTCGTTGGAAAAGTCTGAGCAACATTTTCCGAGGGAAGGGTCAAAAAGTTGTCTCAGAAGATGTCTGCGTCGACAAGAACACTTTCCCGGAAAC GCAACAAGATTATCCTCTTGTTATCACAAATGCTTACACAAGAAAAATAAAG GAGCAGCTAAACATCACGGTCTGTACAGCAAAATTGTCAATCAACGAAAAAGGAAAGCACGTGATATTCCTCGCAATGACG ATTGCCCAGACTCGTCACCAAGTCAGACTGAAGACTGGAGTCCCCAGCAAAAAACCCTGACCTTTGGCCAGTATGAGAACACAAACCACTGGTACGTGAATGTGTCATGGACTCCAATGAAAG ACACCCATGGAAGATGGAATGCTACACTGCTATCACTAGTAGTACCGCCGCCCTCAAGTGGTGGGATTTATTCTGTAAACTGTTCGATCCACCCAAAG AACCAGACGTTTCTTCAATTAAACCTCTCCTTGTATCACTACCAATACCCAAATTCTATTTACGTGAGA ATTCTTGGTCTTCCATACACTGCCGACACTTCATCTTCGCTGATGCCATACACTCCACCAATCC CATCTACATCTCCTTCACCTTCCCACCCATCag ATTCGGCATGCCTTCGTGAGAAACATATTACCTTTCAGTGGTACCCAGAAAAGGTTGAAGTACATTTCTTACAAAGAGAAACGAAAGATTGGTACGCTAATATTTCATGGACGCCATTGACAG ATCCAACGGTCAGCTGGAAAGGATATCTGGTAACCATACTTGACTCCAAGCTGAGCTCCTACCACGCTAAATGCTTTAGAGTTCCaaag AATCAGACATTCGCCATTGTCGATTCCTCTAACGGTTGGGAATATCCAGATGAGCTATCTCTCAAC GTAACTGTATTTCCAAGTCGAAGGACGGTGGAAGACATGACAAACTTTTACCCATCAGGGTCGTCCTTATCAG ATCCACCAACGACCCCTTCCAAGATAATAGGAG GCACCTTTGGGACTACACCTTCCTCAG ACAAAACAGCTAAGTTCGTTACAATCGTGCTTCCCATAGTAGCaggtgttgttgttgctttAGTGCTGTTGTTGCTGTATCGAAGGTGGAGACAACGAGAGCATAAAAACGCCCTAAAAA CTTTTAAATACCACGCATTTTTAATTCACAACACGATCGACACTGAAGATGTCAAAACCATCTTGTCGGTTCTGGAAAGCTACGGTCTCAAATGCTGTATCCACTGGAGAGACTTTATACCAGGAAAGCCTTACGTGGAAAATATTGTGGACAGCGTACAAAACAGCTTCAAAGTCATAGCTATCCTGTCCAGAAGTTCCTTCACAAGCGAATGCCTGAGCTTTGAAATACAGCAAACATTAAAAAGACTCATGGATAACGGAGATGATTGCTTGATTTTGATAGCCTTGGACAGAGACGTTGTTTCAAATTTACCGCAGGCAATAAGGGACCGAAGTTATATTGATTTTACTGAAAGAGCATATCGATCAAACTGGGAAAAACGAGTGGTTGAAATTCTAAGCAAAGGAGTTGTCGGGGAAGATGATAGCCTTAGCGACACGGCTAGTAGCAGCGAGAGTCATTACAATGACGATTCACAACGGCCAATATCGGAAGGCAGTTCAACAGGTAGCGAAGGCACGACACTTCTTCAGCTATAG
- the LOC136920700 gene encoding lamin-B1.S-like isoform X1, producing MTSRSSPILVPRYLEKDYLQSLNDRFASYVSRVRQMREQSGRMETTNLINTTKILEDEIIALKGMYERQLEELRNKLEEMARERTQHQLAAAKNSASVAELQDKLAEETNIRKKTENALADAQRVIADKEALLQDARVTATQHQNSHMDTKRDRDNLQAALTQTQQALDTEVAAKADLQTLASQLKEKLSFQQQLHEKELYEMRSRLDEADRIILLAEERLHEHNIIDENLSAMLAKVKLHSEAELRRFKEESEISYQSGMNQIRMQLDNESRNLAAATDDNIHLKAQVEALHSKNINLEAKCSSLEAQNSGLIQNLEMERQHAANTVKNLEAKLRELQEALMTKVRELGLAYNAHLPLDLELDAFATLLEAEERRLNLAMESKLPVGPVRSRTWHSTSAEKVIPSSTKRPATTLGITHSPLATSSVIRKPLTRPKTTTGTLIGSKSKPVIHPITTVSPYRHTWSYVPNFVDYHSPTSSHTGNVRILEVNPDGNYVRVFNTSSFKDEEIGGYMIQQNVAGRPVTVFRFPPRTRLKALSHATVWSAASLSRHNPPSDFLWKEQHKWGTGPECTTILCKPNGQAVAWTTAAYPFGVPNQIPTRDTGLDSGLDREPVKERTSPSSPRSKFPDPEPREIEGKPFSNPPTDPLHPHSVQARTKAGGHDAMSMYPQARSQSERPDPAGASRTGGAPLRKFTGTSLPNGKSTSPKNGQGGSIRLIPATDFSSPSDKHQDRVNQINSQQRVEFQPPMPRPYSLTSYS from the exons ATGACTTCGCGTAGTTCACCGATTCTAGTTCCTCGCTACCTAGAAAAGGACTATCTCCAAAGTCTTAACGACCGGTTTGCGTCGTATGTTTCTCGCGTGCGGCAAATGCGCGAACAGAGTGGTCGAATGGAAACAACGAACCTCATTAACACTACCAAGATTCTAGAAGATGAGATCATAGCCTTGAAGGGAATGTACGAACGACAGTTGGAAGAGTTGAGAAACAAACTTGAAGAAATGGCGCGCGAAAGGACACAACATCAACTTGCCGCAGCGAAGAATTCGGCCTCGGTTGCTGAGCTTCAAGATAA ACTGGCAGAAGAGACAAATATTCGCAAAAAGACAGAGAATGCTCTTGCAGATGCCCAGCGAGTCATTGCAGACAAAGAGGCCCTCTTGCAAGATGCACGAGTCACAGCTACCCAACATCAGAATTCGCACATGGATACCAAGCGTGATAGGGACAATCTTCAGGCTGCATTGACTCAAACGCAACAAGCTTTAGACACAGAAGTTGCAGCAAAAGCTGATTTGCAGACTTTGGCCAGTcaactaaaagaaaaacttaGCTTCCAACAACAGCTTCATGAAAAG GAGCTGTATGAAATGCGTTCTCGGCTGGATGAAGCAGACAGGATAATCCTCCTTGCTGAGGAAAGGTTGCATGAACATAACATCATTGATGAAAACTTATCCGCAATGCTGGCCAAAGTGAAGTTGCACAGTGAAGCAGAACTGCGAAGGTTCAAGGAAGAATCAGAGATTTCCTATCAGAGTGGG ATGAATCAAATCAGGATGCAGTTGGATAACGAATCGCGAAATCTCGCAGCAGCCACTGATGACAATATTCATTTGAAAGCTCAAGTAGAGGCATTGCATTCCAAGAACATCAACTTGGAAGCGAAG TGTTCAAGTTTGGAAGCACAGAATTCTGGTCTTATTCAAAACCTGGAGATGGAACGCCAGCATGCTGCGAACACCGTAAAGAACCTTGAGGCCAAACTACGAGAGCTTCAGGAAGCGCTGATGACAAAAGTACGAGAACTGGGCCTGGCTTATAATGCTCATTTACCACTGGACTTAGAATTGGATGCATTTGCCACCTTGCTGGAAGCCGAGGAGAGAAG GCTCAATCTCGCCATGGAAAGCAAACTTCCTGTTGGGCCTGTGCGTTCTCGCACCTGGCATTCGACAAGTGCGGAAAAAGTCATTCCATCTTCAACTAAGCGACCAGCAACAACTCTCGGCATCACGCATTCACCATTAGCTACAAGTAGTGTGATTCGAAAACCTTTAACACGTCCCAAAACTACAACAG GAACTTTGATTGGCAGTAAATCAAAACCTGTGATCCATCCGATTACCACAGTCAGCCCATACCGGCACACGTGGTCTTATGTGCCTAACTTTGTTGACTATCACAGCCCAACGTCCAG TCACACAGGAAATGTTCGGATCTTGGAAGTCAACCCAGATGGCAATTACGTGAGGGTCTTCAACACTTCAAGTTTCAAA GATGAAGAAATTGGCGGATACATGATTCAACAAAATGTCGCTGGCAGGCCCGTCACGGTGTTCCGTTTTCCGCCCAGAACCAGGCTGAAAGCTCTGTCGCATGCTACT GTGTGGTCAGCGGCGAGTTTGTCGAGACACAATCCTCCCTCCGACTTCTTGTGGAAAGAGCAACATAAGTGGGGAACTGGACCGGAATGTACCACAATCCTTTGCAAGCCTAATGGTCAG GCTGTGGCGTGGACGACTGCCGCCTATCCTTTTGGTGTGCCGAACCAGATTCCAACGCGGGACACGGGACTCGACAGTGGACTGGATCGAGAGCCTGTCAAGGAAAGAACATCACCTTCGTCGCCAAG GTCCAAATTTCCAGACCCTGAACCAAGGGAGATAGAAGGCAAACCCTTCTCGAATCCACCTACTGACCCACTCCACCCACACTCTGTCCAAGCTAGGACCAAGGCAGGAGGCCATGATGCCATGAGTATGTACCCACAAGCGAGGTCGCAAAGTGAAAGACCGGACCCTGCAGGTGCAAGCAGAACTGGTGGAGCGCCTCTAAGGAAGTTTACTGGAACCTCTCTGCCTAATGGCAAG AGCACAAGTCCAAAGAATGGTCAAGGTGGATCCATACGTCTAATACCCGCAACAGACTTCAGCTCTCCATCGGATAAGCATCAAGACAGAGTAAACCAGATCAATAGTCAACAGCGGGTCGAGTTTCAACCACCCATGCCCCGTCCATATTCGCTCACCTCCTACTCATG A
- the LOC136920700 gene encoding lamin-B1.S-like isoform X2 encodes MTSRSSPILVPRYLEKDYLQSLNDRFASYVSRVRQMREQSGRMETTNLINTTKILEDEIIALKGMYERQLEELRNKLEEMARERTQHQLAAAKNSASVAELQDKLAEETNIRKKTENALADAQRVIADKEALLQDARVTATQHQNSHMDTKRDRDNLQAALTQTQQALDTEVAAKADLQTLASQLKEKLSFQQQLHEKELYEMRSRLDEADRIILLAEERLHEHNIIDENLSAMLAKVKLHSEAELRRFKEESEISYQSGMNQIRMQLDNESRNLAAATDDNIHLKAQVEALHSKNINLEAKCSSLEAQNSGLIQNLEMERQHAANTVKNLEAKLRELQEALMTKVRELGLAYNAHLPLDLELDAFATLLEAEERRLNLAMESKLPVGPVRSRTWHSTSAEKVIPSSTKRPATTLGITHSPLATSSVIRKPLTRPKTTTGTLIGSKSKPVIHPITTVSPYRHTWSYVPNFVDYHSPTSSHTGNVRILEVNPDGNYVRVFNTSSFKDEEIGGYMIQQNVAGRPVTVFRFPPRTRLKALSHATVWSAASLSRHNPPSDFLWKEQHKWGTGPECTTILCKPNGQAVAWTTAAYPFGVPNQIPTRDTGLDSGLDREPVKERTSPSSPRTKAGGHDAMSMYPQARSQSERPDPAGASRTGGAPLRKFTGTSLPNGKSTSPKNGQGGSIRLIPATDFSSPSDKHQDRVNQINSQQRVEFQPPMPRPYSLTSYS; translated from the exons ATGACTTCGCGTAGTTCACCGATTCTAGTTCCTCGCTACCTAGAAAAGGACTATCTCCAAAGTCTTAACGACCGGTTTGCGTCGTATGTTTCTCGCGTGCGGCAAATGCGCGAACAGAGTGGTCGAATGGAAACAACGAACCTCATTAACACTACCAAGATTCTAGAAGATGAGATCATAGCCTTGAAGGGAATGTACGAACGACAGTTGGAAGAGTTGAGAAACAAACTTGAAGAAATGGCGCGCGAAAGGACACAACATCAACTTGCCGCAGCGAAGAATTCGGCCTCGGTTGCTGAGCTTCAAGATAA ACTGGCAGAAGAGACAAATATTCGCAAAAAGACAGAGAATGCTCTTGCAGATGCCCAGCGAGTCATTGCAGACAAAGAGGCCCTCTTGCAAGATGCACGAGTCACAGCTACCCAACATCAGAATTCGCACATGGATACCAAGCGTGATAGGGACAATCTTCAGGCTGCATTGACTCAAACGCAACAAGCTTTAGACACAGAAGTTGCAGCAAAAGCTGATTTGCAGACTTTGGCCAGTcaactaaaagaaaaacttaGCTTCCAACAACAGCTTCATGAAAAG GAGCTGTATGAAATGCGTTCTCGGCTGGATGAAGCAGACAGGATAATCCTCCTTGCTGAGGAAAGGTTGCATGAACATAACATCATTGATGAAAACTTATCCGCAATGCTGGCCAAAGTGAAGTTGCACAGTGAAGCAGAACTGCGAAGGTTCAAGGAAGAATCAGAGATTTCCTATCAGAGTGGG ATGAATCAAATCAGGATGCAGTTGGATAACGAATCGCGAAATCTCGCAGCAGCCACTGATGACAATATTCATTTGAAAGCTCAAGTAGAGGCATTGCATTCCAAGAACATCAACTTGGAAGCGAAG TGTTCAAGTTTGGAAGCACAGAATTCTGGTCTTATTCAAAACCTGGAGATGGAACGCCAGCATGCTGCGAACACCGTAAAGAACCTTGAGGCCAAACTACGAGAGCTTCAGGAAGCGCTGATGACAAAAGTACGAGAACTGGGCCTGGCTTATAATGCTCATTTACCACTGGACTTAGAATTGGATGCATTTGCCACCTTGCTGGAAGCCGAGGAGAGAAG GCTCAATCTCGCCATGGAAAGCAAACTTCCTGTTGGGCCTGTGCGTTCTCGCACCTGGCATTCGACAAGTGCGGAAAAAGTCATTCCATCTTCAACTAAGCGACCAGCAACAACTCTCGGCATCACGCATTCACCATTAGCTACAAGTAGTGTGATTCGAAAACCTTTAACACGTCCCAAAACTACAACAG GAACTTTGATTGGCAGTAAATCAAAACCTGTGATCCATCCGATTACCACAGTCAGCCCATACCGGCACACGTGGTCTTATGTGCCTAACTTTGTTGACTATCACAGCCCAACGTCCAG TCACACAGGAAATGTTCGGATCTTGGAAGTCAACCCAGATGGCAATTACGTGAGGGTCTTCAACACTTCAAGTTTCAAA GATGAAGAAATTGGCGGATACATGATTCAACAAAATGTCGCTGGCAGGCCCGTCACGGTGTTCCGTTTTCCGCCCAGAACCAGGCTGAAAGCTCTGTCGCATGCTACT GTGTGGTCAGCGGCGAGTTTGTCGAGACACAATCCTCCCTCCGACTTCTTGTGGAAAGAGCAACATAAGTGGGGAACTGGACCGGAATGTACCACAATCCTTTGCAAGCCTAATGGTCAG GCTGTGGCGTGGACGACTGCCGCCTATCCTTTTGGTGTGCCGAACCAGATTCCAACGCGGGACACGGGACTCGACAGTGGACTGGATCGAGAGCCTGTCAAGGAAAGAACATCACCTTCGTCGCCAAG GACCAAGGCAGGAGGCCATGATGCCATGAGTATGTACCCACAAGCGAGGTCGCAAAGTGAAAGACCGGACCCTGCAGGTGCAAGCAGAACTGGTGGAGCGCCTCTAAGGAAGTTTACTGGAACCTCTCTGCCTAATGGCAAG AGCACAAGTCCAAAGAATGGTCAAGGTGGATCCATACGTCTAATACCCGCAACAGACTTCAGCTCTCCATCGGATAAGCATCAAGACAGAGTAAACCAGATCAATAGTCAACAGCGGGTCGAGTTTCAACCACCCATGCCCCGTCCATATTCGCTCACCTCCTACTCATG A
- the LOC136920706 gene encoding ras association domain-containing protein 8-like isoform X1, whose protein sequence is MGDLRVWVDGVERVVRGANEETTCENILVAVANATGKLGRFALLEKWRDLERILPREAKPIQCLRMWGDQAREVKFVLKLMEDKTTHGFSKLVDVDQGNHDGNLVFSKDPFYSSSKKSSLEKIVANQSGKLKRLERDMEIIQLRIDSCVEDEESYLYFTKEEIDEDRITKLGQVLKLQSKELATEQNCFNELAKESRKHENLRQELRDQRDKLDHLDVHISDLENVGKKIFAMRSSHNKKPDSSERSTNGDGEYLEELAQEISVTREELIKQRELAERQVEEVTLMKKSLADVEHLFRQKTSHLLTMVGDASPEVSLSYYDLEKHLALDEGSVACAPSVSRYSNTSSPVANSQSSFQNGTPKSSPREKFLLDELDALDDQGVFV, encoded by the coding sequence ATGGGGGATCTCAGAGTTTGGGTTGATGGGGTTGAACGTGTTGTTCGTGGCGCTAATGAAGAGACCACTTGTGAAAATATATTGGTCGCCGTTGCAAATGCTACAGGAAAACTTGGAAGGTTTGCCCTGCTTGAAAAATGGCGGGACCTTGAACGAATTTTGCCTCGAGAGGCGAAGCCGATTCAATGCCTGCGAATGTGGGGAGATCAGGCGCGGGAAgtgaaatttgttttaaaattaatggaGGATAAAACGACGCATGGCTTTAGTAAATTAGTGGATGTGGATCAAGGAAATCATGATGGTAACTTGGTGTTCAGCAAGGACCCTTTTTACAGTTCATCAAAGAAGTCCTCACTCGAAAAAATTGTTGCGAATCAGTCGGGTAAACTCAAACGACTGGAACGTGACATGGAAATAATACAATTACGAATTGACTCTTGTGTTGAGGACGAAGAGAGTTATCTATATTTTACCAAAGAGGAAATTGATGAAGATAGAATTACAAAACTTGGACAGGTGTTGAAATTGCAATCGAAAGAGTTAGCGACGgagcaaaattgtttcaatGAATTAGCAAAAGAAAGCCGGAAACACGAGAATCTTCGTCAAGAACTTCGAGATCAGCGAGATAAACTCGATCATTTAGATGTTCACATTTCGGATTTAGAAAACGTTGGTAAGAAAATATTTGCGATGCGTTCTTCACATAACAAGAAACCAGACTCCAGTGAAAGATCAACAAACGGTGATGGAGAGTATTTGGAGGAACTTGCTCAGGAAATTTCAGTGACCCGGGAAGAACTGATAAAACAACGAGAACTCGCCGAGAGGCAAGTCGAGGAAGTAACATTGATGAAAAAATCATTGGCCGATGTCGAGCATCTTTTCCGGCAAAAAACGTCCCATTTGTTGACAATGGTAGGCGATGCCTCACCGGAAGTGAGCTTGTCATATTACGATTTAGAAAAGCACCTAGCATTGGACGAGGGCTCCGTCGCTTGCGCGCCCAGTGTAAGTCGCTACTCTAATACATCTTCACCAGTCGCTAATTCTCAATCGTCATTCCAAAACGGGACACCGAAATCTTCACCCAGAGAGAAATTTTTACTCGATGAGTTAGATGCTTTGGATGATCAAGGAGTATTTGTTTGA
- the LOC136920706 gene encoding archaemetzincin-2-like isoform X3: MNEWSSKTSNPRALIGKLTRFDKGIRRLFEQAIFPKDGSPRIFSNFNGSPIDRREIQTYPEWKVQMCFRNLSRHHRKRSSRKIIYILPIGPFTEAVWKPIEGLQISVFELLANFLRTFFQGMDLKIMDEILVSEVSCTRRIHTVTGKLQLLASDMLRHLKSSLPPDGYCIIGICWVDLYPDAQWNFVLGESSCTDGCAVMSFGHFEPQSFIKKQQNQIQVNINADHKLQKNFSLLYNRNCIGQKLFVEEFSDAFEINKELIWRLFRVSSHELCHVFGFSHCAYFACAMNESKSISEAENQPLFLCPVCLRKLEKALCFDTVESSSPSERERRVRVWLKGNSKIKIFVVSENNE, translated from the exons TTTCCTAAAGATGGTTCTCCGAGGATCTTTTCAAACTTTAATGGCAGTCCTATTGATCGCCGCGAGATCCAAACCTATCCCGAGTGGAAGGTGCAGATGTGTTTTAGAAACTTGAGCAGGCACCATAGAAAGAGATCTAGCCGCAAGATAATTTATATTTTACCAATTGGGCCCTTCACTGAAGCAGTATGGAAACCAATTGAAGGATTGCAAATCTCTGTGTTTGAACTTCTTGCAAATTTCTTGAGAACTTTCTTTCAAGGAATGGACTTAAAAATTATGGATGAGATTCTCGTCTCCGAGGTAAGTTGCACACGAAGGATACATACTGTCACCGGAAAGCTTCAGTTATTGGCATCAG ATATGTTGCGTCACTTAAAGTCCTCTCTTCCTCCTGATGGTTACTGTATTATTGGTATTTGCTGGGTTGATTTGTACCCTGATGCGCAGTGGAACTTTGTCCTTGGCGAATCATCTTGTACTGATGGCTGTGCTGTGATGAGCTTTGGTCATTTTGAACCACAATCGTTTatcaaaaaacagcaaaaccaGATCCAAGTTAATATTAATGCAGATCATAAGTTGCAAAAGAATTTCTCTCTCCTGTACAACAGAAATTGTATTGGCCAGAAACTCTTTGTGGAGGAGTTTTCTGATGCTTTTGAAATCAATAAGGAATTGATCTGGAGACTTTTTAGG GTGTCTAGTCATGAGCTTTGTCACGTGTTTGGATTTTCACACTGTGCCTATTTTGCATGTGCCATGAATGAGAGCAAATCCATCTCTGAGGCAGAAAATCAGCCGCTGTTCCTTTGCCCTGTTTGTTTGCGCAAGCTTGAAAAAGCCTTATGCTTTGATACTGTGGAGAG TTCGTCACCGTCCGAGCGAGAGCGACGCGTGCGAGTTTGGTTGAAAGGAAATTCCAAAATCAAGATCTTTGTTGTGTCTGAAAACAACGAGTAG
- the LOC136920706 gene encoding archaemetzincin-2-like isoform X2: MNEWSSKTSNPRALIGKLTRFDKGIRRLFEQAIFPKDGSPRIFSNFNGSPIDRREIQTYPEWKVQMCFRNLSRHHRKRSSRKIIYILPIGPFTEAVWKPIEGLQISVFELLANFLRTFFQGMDLKIMDEILVSEVSCTRRIHTVTGKLQLLASDMLRHLKSSLPPDGYCIIGICWVDLYPDAQWNFVLGESSCTDGCAVMSFGHFEPQSFIKKQQNQIQVNINADHKLQKNFSLLYNRNCIGQKLFVEEFSDAFEINKELIWRLFRVSSHELCHVFGFSHCAYFACAMNESKSISEAENQPLFLCPVCLRKLEKALCFDTVERYKALHQFFDWLIIIIEGRDSDRDQSDCKLESAIHWLKTVVRFIESASKPNFTAL, translated from the exons TTTCCTAAAGATGGTTCTCCGAGGATCTTTTCAAACTTTAATGGCAGTCCTATTGATCGCCGCGAGATCCAAACCTATCCCGAGTGGAAGGTGCAGATGTGTTTTAGAAACTTGAGCAGGCACCATAGAAAGAGATCTAGCCGCAAGATAATTTATATTTTACCAATTGGGCCCTTCACTGAAGCAGTATGGAAACCAATTGAAGGATTGCAAATCTCTGTGTTTGAACTTCTTGCAAATTTCTTGAGAACTTTCTTTCAAGGAATGGACTTAAAAATTATGGATGAGATTCTCGTCTCCGAGGTAAGTTGCACACGAAGGATACATACTGTCACCGGAAAGCTTCAGTTATTGGCATCAG ATATGTTGCGTCACTTAAAGTCCTCTCTTCCTCCTGATGGTTACTGTATTATTGGTATTTGCTGGGTTGATTTGTACCCTGATGCGCAGTGGAACTTTGTCCTTGGCGAATCATCTTGTACTGATGGCTGTGCTGTGATGAGCTTTGGTCATTTTGAACCACAATCGTTTatcaaaaaacagcaaaaccaGATCCAAGTTAATATTAATGCAGATCATAAGTTGCAAAAGAATTTCTCTCTCCTGTACAACAGAAATTGTATTGGCCAGAAACTCTTTGTGGAGGAGTTTTCTGATGCTTTTGAAATCAATAAGGAATTGATCTGGAGACTTTTTAGG GTGTCTAGTCATGAGCTTTGTCACGTGTTTGGATTTTCACACTGTGCCTATTTTGCATGTGCCATGAATGAGAGCAAATCCATCTCTGAGGCAGAAAATCAGCCGCTGTTCCTTTGCCCTGTTTGTTTGCGCAAGCTTGAAAAAGCCTTATGCTTTGATACTGTGGAGAGGTACAAAGCCTTGCATCAGTTCTTTGActggttaataattattattgagggTAGAGATTCTGATAGGGACCAATCTGACTGCAAACTGGAATCAGCTATACATTGGCTAAAAACTGTCGTAAGGTTTATTGAAAGTGCTAGTAAACCAAATTTCACGGCCCTATAG